TGGCACAATTAGGGCTTGGTATTGGCAACTTAACGGATTTTTCTTATGACTTCGGCTATGCTTTTGGGGAGAAGGGCCTCCTAACCTTGCTCCTTCGAGATATCAAGACGAAAAATCTTGGGGATAGGCGAACAGGCTTCGCACTTACGATTATTTATAACTGCTGTTGGAGAGTTCCAGAGAATAGAATCATCTGTCGAGAGTACGTTGATACCTTCCAGGATTGTGCGCAATCTAAGGACCCTGAAATTCAGGCCGATGCATTCCTGACACTTTCTTACATCGTTGACAAATCGGAGGTCCACAAGATATCCTTAAATGAGCCATGTCTGAAGTTTCTCCTTTTGGCTCTCAAGTCGGCCTTGGGATCACCGGACGGTCGGTCCCCTGTCTATGGCTACTCGACATTCGAGCTGCTCCAGGGACTCAACCAGCTCACCATCAACGATTCTAACAAGCTACTTGTCGTTAAGTTTGGAGGGATTGAGGTCCTAGAGAGAATCTTGGTGAGAGACGGATCGAGCAACGAAGAAAAGCTTTGGGCTGCCCGAGGAGTATGGCAATTGGCTTTCAAAGAATCAAACAAAGTAAAAATACGGCACAGCACAGCAATCATCAATGGTGAGTAAAATTAATGACATGACATCCATATACTTTACCCAGAGTAAATTCTAACGTGTATACTTGCATCTCCGCGATTTGTTCTTCTTAACTCTTTTGATGATCCTTACCAAATTTATATGCTTAAAGCTTAATTTGCACTGCCCGAGTTTTAGGTCCTCTGACTTTTGAAGAATCGAACAAATAAGTCAATTCGGATTAtaacatttatttatctttatagtCTCAAGTATACATGCACACAGGTAAAACTctcataacatttactctttcGGACTTCCTTACGTTTTGTCCTAAGTCGTGATTTGAACTCAACTGAACTTGGAGACCCAAAACAGACTACGATTTATTTTCCATCTTGCCCGTGGTTTCAATTCTATCACCTTATTATGATATACACGGAAAAACTAATTCATTCCTTTTAACCTCAATATCAACAGCACTGAATAAGATTCGGGGAACAACTGATCATTTTCGTCTCAAGGAGGCGTGCGCGAGTGCACTTTTCGTCATCAATGACGTACTGGACATCGATGACGAGTCCAAAGGTCACGCATCTACTCGTGGAGAACACCGCCAAAGGTCGGTGAGGAGTGAGGAATCGTCGGGTCATGGCGAGGAAGGTCATATTATGATCAGCTATCAGCATGCCAGTCAGGATCGTATGCTGATGGTCAAGAGCTACCTTGAGGAACAGGGGTACAACGTCTGGATGGATGTGGACAAAATGAGTAGGAATTTTAATATTACTTCCTCAATATCACCCACTCATATATTTTCACTAACCCTCTCCCCATCATGTTATTCACTGTTCAGTCTTATAtttttgcatatatatatatatatatattagttcagttaccccccccccaaaaaaaaaaaaaaaaaaaaaaatcaaatagtaagcctataataatacaaaaatgtataaaaattaataaataaaaagtaataaGAAATCTTGAACAACTAGGAGTATAGAGTTGATATCGCCTCCGTCTCATTTTCGCTTTGTGTCTTTGAATTGtatgaattatttcattgattcttTCTTTCCATATGTGGGGGCGTCTTGGTCAAGTGGTTAAGACTATCTTCTTTCAATCTGAGTTACATCGGTCCGATTCCCAGGTATGGCGTGtgttctttcagcaagaaatttacccacattgtgctgcactcaacccaggtgaggtaaatggataCCGGCAGGGCCGTAATTCCTCGAAAGCATCGGGATCTGCAGACTAGCTTAGCGGGGGTAATATAGAAGCGCCTTGAACACAACGTGAATACTTGCGCTGTACAAatcctatatcattattattcatttattttataggtcttttttaattttatacatATATCTTTCACTGCGTTTACAGAAGGTGATATACTGGATTCCATGGCCAAGGCGGTTCAGAGAGCCGAGGTCGTCCTTGTTTGCATGAGTCATAGATTTAAAGAGAGTCAGCACTGTCGCACAggtaaatttatgattttttactGGCTGTTAAACCATGTAAACGATTTCTTTACATGACCATGCCATATACGGCAAAATGTTGCCATGCTGAAATTTCATGGACGGAATTAAACAATAAACTGATTTTGATTGACTTGGATGCATGTCGTAGAAGGTAATTATGCGAATGTACAAAAGATATACTAATGATAAGATTGaaaattaatatcatcatttgaaatatttaagaaactttaacaagtattgaaaactattacttcataattttatttagtCTTGAAAACTTCACAATCAATTCCTTTTTGCTTCTCCGTTTATCATAGTTGGCAAACTCGTAGAAGCTTGTTTTTGGAAGGGGTAGGGAGCAATTTGTCGAAAATTGTTTTCGCTGACGAAAACGTTCGGCCAATGAAGTAGAATGAATCGACATTTGCTACTCGAGATTTTGACAGGCAAATATATAAGTTTTATCAACTACCAATATTGTCGACATTTTTCTCATTGAGAATTCGACAAGCAAAAAGTTATAGGCCCTATAATTTCACCTAAACTGTCGACTTTTCCCCGTTTCCCATTTTTGGGGTTTTCGCAATTCAGAGAGAGGCCGCCGGGGATAGGGGGGCGCCATGTGCCAACCGCGAACCCCTACTTATAACGGCCCTGGTTGTATATGAATAGTTTTCTTGCATAGCCCGCTCCATTGCAAGAGTAGAGACTATTTCCCAAGTGGAATTACTCGAATGACCTTCGATCTTCGATCGTTGACTGCCACTGCACATGCTAGagctatttaaaaaattaactaCAAATAGGAAAAACATGTGGAATTTTCAGAGGGTGGTACTCTGGGGAAACGGCCCCCACCCTTATTTACAACGCAATGTTACTATACATAGCCTACATTACCATGCTTGTACTTTACAGAAGCAACTTATGCCTACACCCTAAATAAAGCCATCATACCTCTGATGCTTCAAGACGGATTCGCCCCAGAGGACTGGTTGGGAGCCTTGATGGGGATGAAAAGGTACTACCCGGTATTTTCAGATGATCTCATGAGGCAGTCTCTTCCAGACTTGATCAGGGAACTTGGCGACAGAGGCAAGCGAGAGAAAACAAATATGGTCGTGCCATCTCTGGCTGAAGTCACAGGTAGGGTTTATAGGTTACGATTAATTAAAAACATCCCCAGTGGTTCTACGACATTTTTGTGTGCTCTTTTCCAATTTGCCCCTCTTTCCTAGGCGTAGTAATTCTATAGCTTACTTATTTAACCTGcaaggaatgaataaaatataatacttAGCATTCAACGTGCGTTCATTACTTGATTATTTGACGAGTCTTTGGTACGCTTTGTCAAGGTTGACCAAAACAACCTTTgctttgaaagtaaaaagttgAAATGCGTATGTTTATATGATATCGTTTGGTATCCATCTTTCAAACAACAGCATAAAGAGGCAACCTCCCAATTATATGTAACATAAAATTCCACAGGtgatacactgttagaaaatttatccttaaaataaaagaagttcctgcagcagagtctcgagaacacctgtaatcttacaagattgcgtaatcttacaggaaattggtatttggtgtatggaatcttacagatttccttaaaaaaaatccttttccctttttaaacagacctgttctgttaaattgcagaaaaattcaatttttatgaatttacagaatgattctgttattgctttctgcaaaaccttctccttttccttgtTAAATCACggtatttttaacagtgtaggtgtcaatgatttaattgatttacatgtatgtctttacATGCTTTACCTATTCTACGCTGTCCCGAATGGTGAATTCGCCGATGGTTCACCGTCAGGGCCCTGTGAACGATTGTTTTGTTACAGAGGGTGCTGATGCaaagttgacaagcaaaacaagaGGGTTTTACTACAAAGAAGGTAattttggtcccgagaaatttgacaagcaaaaaaaaaatgggtttctatacaaaatgtaggtcatttaaggttacattttccattttgtcacacctaccagaattccagggggtgctgcctgtggagaataacacacgcagcacccctgCGCCGTCGAACATTTCTTTCACGCTCCTGATCTCTTTCATCGAGGAGTACTCGAGGAAACCCAATGAAGCTCTTGATCTATAGCGTGATCCAGAGGTGAAATCATTCGAGAGGATATTCACTTTCGAGCTTTTGCCGAGTGTCCCCGGGCATGTATCCGATGAAATCTGTCTGAACAAAACATGTAAAGAGTGTTTTATCTTGTCTT
Above is a window of Lytechinus pictus isolate F3 Inbred chromosome 15, Lp3.0, whole genome shotgun sequence DNA encoding:
- the LOC129278315 gene encoding uncharacterized protein LOC129278315, which gives rise to MEEGRKLTEEQYEIYETSCRRIDKFLQKFKENRSLKDIHFNEGNIILEVIEQLDQRDVKLAIIKYFASCDEIFEIFTMVWENLVSLKFSNLFNFSKLAQLGLGIGNLTDFSYDFGYAFGEKGLLTLLLRDIKTKNLGDRRTGFALTIIYNCCWRVPENRIICREYVDTFQDCAQSKDPEIQADAFLTLSYIVDKSEVHKISLNEPCLKFLLLALKSALGSPDGRSPVYGYSTFELLQGLNQLTINDSNKLLVVKFGGIEVLERILVRDGSSNEEKLWAARGVWQLAFKESNKVKIRHSTAIINALNKIRGTTDHFRLKEACASALFVINDVLDIDDESKGHASTRGEHRQRSVRSEESSGHGEEGHIMISYQHASQDRMLMVKSYLEEQGYNVWMDVDKMKGDILDSMAKAVQRAEVVLVCMSHRFKESQHCRTEATYAYTLNKAIIPLMLQDGFAPEDWLGALMGMKRYYPVFSDDLMRQSLPDLIRELGDRGKREKTNMVVPSLAEVTGTSPVVVHGQRSQEKRAGDDTDGNGGITDNPVDSQELLHSSSYTKHADTCIATWNVEETMEWLRSQGVETSYDSFKKVDGTRLRQIKNLLNLAPEFCLKSLKEELSLSLWDVLSLVDALEKLEF